A genomic stretch from Sulfurimonas sediminis includes:
- a CDS encoding RDD family protein, whose translation MRFRDIKKNTKHQKQQQKRPHIRYARYPDKIKALITDLFMIYAPILYIIAYIVMGSKEAFQSSQWAPFFGVATYGLIYAVLLAKFGQTPGKKAYKIKVVDDKTYENIGFLRALCRFIAFLFSATILLGLVTPFYRKDKKALHDIICATVEIEVD comes from the coding sequence ATGAGATTTAGAGATATTAAAAAAAACACAAAACACCAAAAACAACAACAAAAGAGACCTCACATACGCTATGCGCGTTATCCAGATAAAATAAAAGCACTCATTACCGACTTGTTTATGATATATGCGCCTATTTTATACATTATTGCTTATATTGTGATGGGAAGTAAAGAAGCATTTCAGTCTTCGCAATGGGCACCATTTTTCGGGGTAGCAACATATGGATTGATTTACGCCGTTCTTCTGGCAAAATTTGGACAGACTCCGGGAAAAAAAGCCTACAAAATTAAAGTAGTTGACGATAAAACCTATGAAAATATAGGGTTTTTACGGGCTTTGTGCCGTTTTATAGCTTTTTTGTTTTCTGCAACAATTCTTTTAGGATTAGTAACGCCATTTTATAGAAAAGATAAAAAAGCATTGCATGATATAATATGCGCAACTGTAGAAATTGAAGTTGATTAA
- a CDS encoding c-type cytochrome, whose product MKELFILAVVTVFTLVTYYLVEPFAHSQMHKHIESEGFAYKDLPALTKKGDATRGKDLVMGAGACTGCHSIEVAGLPAPMDPVTAAQSYGVNPPDLSNAGVVFDAKFLAALIKNPAHALMLEHKYNEKSGASYPMSQFYGAGGDMDQEVADMVAYLQSIAVKKEELTPNMAFEVACGRCHAIHYPYNLDGKLHAPWTQIGEKPTFKHKQDELAFETKVLDYQDALTKYLGTLPPDLSMYIRSRGEHYIKTFVEDPQAYLKGTAMPRVGVTAEAADKVIEHLENVGDSKRHKREEIGKYVMIYIIIFAIFAILWKKEVWRDLH is encoded by the coding sequence GTGAAAGAATTATTTATATTAGCGGTAGTAACTGTTTTTACTCTTGTAACGTACTATTTGGTTGAACCGTTTGCCCATTCGCAAATGCACAAGCATATAGAAAGTGAAGGATTTGCATATAAAGATTTACCAGCATTAACAAAAAAAGGTGATGCAACTCGTGGGAAAGATTTAGTTATGGGTGCGGGTGCTTGTACTGGTTGTCACAGTATCGAAGTTGCAGGTTTGCCTGCACCGATGGATCCTGTTACAGCGGCACAAAGCTATGGTGTAAATCCACCGGATTTGTCAAATGCAGGAGTTGTATTTGATGCGAAGTTCTTGGCAGCACTCATTAAAAACCCTGCACATGCTTTGATGCTTGAGCATAAATACAATGAAAAAAGCGGTGCTTCATATCCAATGTCACAGTTTTATGGCGCAGGCGGAGATATGGATCAAGAAGTTGCAGATATGGTTGCTTATTTGCAATCTATTGCAGTGAAAAAAGAAGAGCTAACACCTAATATGGCATTTGAAGTTGCTTGTGGCAGATGTCACGCAATTCATTATCCGTATAATTTAGATGGAAAACTTCATGCACCATGGACACAAATCGGTGAAAAACCGACCTTCAAACACAAGCAGGATGAGTTGGCATTTGAGACTAAAGTGCTTGATTATCAGGATGCTTTGACAAAATACCTTGGTACTTTGCCACCGGATTTAAGTATGTATATTCGTTCTCGTGGAGAGCACTACATCAAAACTTTTGTTGAAGATCCGCAAGCGTACCTCAAAGGAACTGCTATGCCTCGTGTAGGTGTGACTGCAGAAGCTGCTGATAAAGTGATTGAGCATCTTGAAAATGTCGGAGACTCAAAACGTCACAAAAGAGAAGAAATCGGTAAATATGTCATGATTTATATCATAATCTTTGCAATATTTGCTATTCTTTGGAAAAAAGAAGTGTGGAGAGACTTACATTAA
- a CDS encoding cytochrome b: MAHFTKAKNLHDWLNQRLAIDTLNRVLATEYWIPKNINFLWAMGMILAITFGLLLVSGIFLLMYYQPNIDLAFDSVNYTIMQEVGYGWLWRHVHGVAASVVFLIIYIHMFTGIYYGSYKNGREMIWISGMLLFVAFSAEAFSGYMLPWGQMSYWAGMVITNLFAGGSLHADGLVEWIRGDYVPAQAFLNRFFMLHVLLIPLAIIGLIGLHFGALRIPHVNNQDGEEIDFDAEAKKYLAGDKANSKVIRFMNDFLAKDMMVVGIFLILFFYLVFYHYDFAMDPVNFDPADGLKTPAHIYPEWYFLWSYEILRPFSTDVGLIAFAFAQVIFFLLPFLDKSPNAVPASRRGLFKYWFWAMLIDMIILTAMGKVPPEGVFSTIGLYAALTFIGLWIILPFITKFEKKV, encoded by the coding sequence ATGGCACATTTTACAAAAGCAAAAAATTTGCATGATTGGCTCAATCAACGACTTGCTATTGACACGCTTAATCGTGTTTTAGCAACAGAATATTGGATTCCTAAGAATATCAATTTTTTATGGGCAATGGGTATGATACTTGCAATTACATTTGGATTGTTATTAGTATCAGGTATATTCTTGTTGATGTATTATCAGCCAAACATTGATTTGGCATTTGACAGTGTAAACTACACGATAATGCAAGAAGTCGGTTACGGCTGGCTGTGGAGGCATGTGCATGGTGTAGCGGCATCGGTAGTTTTTTTAATTATTTATATACATATGTTTACGGGTATATATTATGGTTCATATAAGAACGGCCGTGAAATGATTTGGATCTCGGGTATGCTTTTATTTGTTGCATTTTCAGCAGAAGCATTTTCAGGGTATATGCTTCCATGGGGTCAAATGTCTTACTGGGCAGGTATGGTTATTACAAACCTTTTTGCCGGCGGTAGTTTACATGCTGATGGTTTAGTTGAGTGGATTCGTGGAGATTATGTTCCTGCTCAGGCATTTTTGAACCGTTTCTTTATGTTACATGTATTGTTGATTCCTTTGGCAATTATCGGTCTTATCGGATTACACTTCGGTGCGCTTCGTATTCCACATGTAAATAATCAAGATGGTGAAGAGATTGACTTTGATGCTGAAGCGAAAAAATATTTGGCTGGAGATAAAGCAAACTCAAAAGTAATTCGTTTTATGAATGACTTTTTGGCAAAAGATATGATGGTTGTAGGTATTTTCCTTATTCTTTTCTTCTATCTTGTATTTTATCACTATGATTTTGCAATGGATCCTGTAAACTTTGACCCGGCAGATGGTCTGAAGACTCCAGCGCATATTTACCCTGAGTGGTATTTCTTATGGTCTTATGAGATTTTACGTCCATTTTCTACTGATGTTGGGTTGATTGCATTTGCATTTGCACAGGTTATTTTCTTCTTATTGCCATTTTTAGACAAAAGTCCAAATGCAGTACCTGCGTCACGTCGTGGTTTGTTTAAATACTGGTTTTGGGCAATGTTGATTGACATGATCATACTGACGGCAATGGGTAAGGTTCCGCCAGAAGGTGTATTTAGCACTATCGGTTTATATGCGGCATTAACGTTTATCGGTTTATGGATTATACTTCCATTTATCACAAAATTTGAAAAAAAAGTTTAA
- the petA gene encoding ubiquinol-cytochrome c reductase iron-sulfur subunit, with protein MKNNSRRGFMGKAFGAVAGVGAVASLYAMKRSWDPLPSVKAAGFTTLDMSQYKENELVTEKWRGKPIFVLKQTAEMVKKAEENPKDMERLIKIGNDYFLVCLGLCTHLGCIPGYNPDEQSFLCACHGGMYDFTGDVTKAPPPRGLDIPPFKVDGNKLVLGEEGPEYKKMLENGITLKA; from the coding sequence ATGAAAAATAATAGCCGTAGAGGTTTTATGGGCAAAGCATTCGGTGCTGTTGCCGGTGTGGGTGCTGTTGCTTCATTATATGCAATGAAGAGATCCTGGGATCCTTTACCGAGTGTAAAAGCAGCTGGGTTTACTACTCTTGATATGTCGCAGTATAAAGAGAATGAGTTGGTAACAGAAAAATGGAGAGGGAAGCCTATTTTTGTTTTGAAGCAAACTGCAGAGATGGTTAAAAAAGCAGAAGAAAATCCTAAAGATATGGAAAGACTTATTAAAATAGGCAATGACTACTTTTTGGTTTGCCTTGGTCTTTGTACGCACCTTGGTTGTATTCCTGGATATAATCCAGATGAGCAAAGCTTTTTATGTGCATGTCATGGTGGTATGTATGATTTCACAGGTGATGTGACAAAAGCTCCGCCACCACGTGGGCTTGATATTCCTCCATTTAAAGTTGATGGAAACAAACTGGTTTTAGGTGAAGAAGGACCTGAATATAAAAAGATGCTTGAAAATGGCATAACATTAAAAGCATAA
- the mnmG gene encoding tRNA uridine-5-carboxymethylaminomethyl(34) synthesis enzyme MnmG, producing the protein MNYDVIVVGGGHAGIEASLAAARMGHKTLMISMLAENVGATSCNPAVGGLAKGHLVRELDALGGEMGLITDEAGIQFRILNQTKGPAVRGSRAQIDMDKYRIIARNVVLGTPNLDLAQDTVESLIIEEDEVKGVRTALLNEYRAKKVIITSGTFLNGIIHVGEVQQEGGRFGEPRSVGLSASLKNDAGLSMARLKTGTCARIDSSSIDFSVMEEQGGDALPNPFSFRTDREKFRATKKQLPCYIAYTNETTHQIIESNFYRAPLFTGQIAGKSPRYCPSIEDKIDKFPDKERHHLFLEPQTMDNTEIYVNGLSTSLPPEVQRDMIHSVKGMENAKIVRYGYAIEYDFVDPRELKHSLETKKIKGLYLAGQINGTTGYEEAAAQGIMAGINASLALQNKEPLILRRDEAYIGVLIDDLVTKGTNEPYRMFTSRAEYRLLLREESADVRLGKYGHELGLISDEQYEKIKTKAQQIQEGAQLLENTKFTPNKEFNALLASMDEQPLKDVSTAQQLIARKTFDVQKMVTVVPELDKYDDYIKEEILVEGKYARYVDKQSQEIERMKKYLKVKIPEGFDFTGVSGLSKEVQEKLAAFSPPTLQAAMNISGITPAAIEILHIYIRMAAKKQ; encoded by the coding sequence ATGAATTATGATGTAATAGTAGTAGGCGGTGGACATGCGGGTATAGAGGCTTCTTTGGCGGCAGCTCGAATGGGGCACAAAACACTGATGATTTCCATGCTTGCGGAAAATGTCGGAGCGACTTCCTGTAATCCTGCTGTGGGCGGACTCGCAAAAGGGCATTTGGTGCGGGAGCTTGATGCACTCGGCGGTGAAATGGGACTGATTACCGATGAAGCGGGCATTCAGTTTCGCATACTCAATCAGACAAAAGGACCGGCTGTTCGCGGCAGCCGTGCACAGATAGATATGGACAAGTACCGTATAATCGCCAGAAATGTTGTACTGGGTACACCCAATCTTGATTTGGCACAGGATACGGTTGAATCATTAATCATAGAAGAAGATGAGGTAAAAGGTGTCCGCACCGCACTTTTAAATGAGTACAGAGCCAAAAAAGTCATCATCACTTCAGGGACATTTCTCAACGGTATCATACATGTAGGCGAGGTACAGCAAGAGGGCGGACGTTTTGGTGAACCACGAAGCGTCGGACTTTCTGCTTCGCTTAAAAATGATGCAGGGCTCAGTATGGCACGTTTAAAAACAGGAACCTGCGCGCGTATTGACTCTTCAAGCATTGATTTTTCCGTAATGGAAGAGCAGGGTGGGGATGCGTTGCCGAATCCTTTTAGTTTTAGAACAGACAGAGAAAAATTCCGTGCGACAAAAAAACAACTGCCGTGCTACATTGCCTATACAAATGAGACCACGCACCAAATTATTGAGAGCAATTTTTACAGGGCTCCTCTGTTTACCGGTCAGATTGCCGGAAAAAGTCCGAGATACTGCCCATCTATAGAAGATAAAATAGACAAGTTTCCAGACAAAGAGAGACATCATCTCTTTTTGGAACCACAAACTATGGACAACACGGAGATTTATGTCAACGGTCTGAGTACCTCTTTACCGCCGGAGGTGCAGCGGGATATGATCCACTCGGTCAAGGGAATGGAAAATGCAAAAATCGTCCGTTACGGCTATGCCATAGAGTATGATTTTGTGGATCCGCGTGAGCTGAAACATTCGCTTGAGACCAAAAAAATCAAAGGACTCTATTTAGCCGGTCAGATAAACGGGACAACAGGCTATGAAGAGGCAGCGGCACAGGGGATTATGGCGGGTATCAATGCTTCTTTGGCCCTGCAAAATAAAGAACCGCTTATTCTTCGTCGTGATGAGGCATACATCGGTGTGCTTATAGATGATTTGGTAACCAAAGGAACGAATGAGCCTTACAGAATGTTTACCTCCCGTGCAGAGTATCGTCTTTTGCTTCGTGAAGAGTCTGCAGATGTTAGACTGGGAAAATATGGACATGAACTTGGACTCATTTCTGATGAACAGTATGAAAAAATCAAAACAAAAGCACAGCAGATACAAGAAGGTGCACAGCTTTTGGAAAATACAAAATTTACGCCAAACAAAGAGTTTAACGCACTGCTTGCATCTATGGATGAACAGCCTCTAAAAGATGTCTCAACCGCACAGCAGCTTATTGCCCGTAAAACATTTGATGTGCAGAAGATGGTCACAGTTGTGCCTGAACTTGACAAGTATGATGACTACATAAAAGAAGAAATTTTGGTAGAAGGCAAATATGCCCGCTACGTTGACAAACAGAGCCAAGAGATAGAGCGTATGAAAAAGTATCTCAAAGTCAAAATACCCGAAGGCTTTGATTTTACGGGTGTGAGCGGACTCTCCAAAGAGGTACAGGAAAAACTGGCGGCTTTTTCTCCGCCGACACTCCAGGCTGCAATGAACATCAGCGGAATTACACCGGCAGCGATAGAGATACTGCATATATATATCAGAATGGCTGCAAAAAAACAATGA
- a CDS encoding tetratricopeptide repeat protein produces MIQKANEAYNSGDFETAYKLYTQLAEEGNADAQTSLGYMHQMAQGCEKDEAKTLELYTKAAEAKQPYALFNLAILYENGVGGVKHDMFKAYELHMEAATRGVPPAMYEVALMLERGLGCMQNYSEAAFWYEEAAKRGHLQAFNNLGALYKEGHGVIQNDAKAFICFKRAADGGLTEGLYNLGLLYDQGIGCEEDHDKALDLCRKAAYQGHEKAKAIIKGLQEDGKIVF; encoded by the coding sequence ATGATACAAAAAGCAAACGAAGCCTATAATTCCGGTGATTTTGAAACTGCATACAAACTTTATACACAGCTGGCAGAAGAAGGCAATGCCGATGCGCAAACCTCTTTGGGATATATGCACCAAATGGCACAGGGGTGTGAAAAAGATGAGGCAAAAACACTGGAGCTCTACACAAAGGCAGCCGAAGCGAAACAGCCGTATGCGCTTTTTAACCTTGCTATTTTATATGAAAACGGTGTTGGCGGTGTCAAGCATGACATGTTCAAGGCATATGAGCTGCATATGGAAGCGGCAACAAGAGGTGTTCCACCTGCCATGTATGAAGTTGCTCTCATGCTAGAACGCGGACTTGGCTGTATGCAAAACTACTCCGAAGCGGCATTCTGGTATGAAGAAGCGGCAAAACGCGGGCATCTGCAGGCATTTAACAATCTTGGCGCACTCTACAAAGAGGGACATGGCGTGATACAGAATGATGCAAAAGCTTTTATCTGCTTTAAACGTGCAGCTGATGGCGGACTCACAGAAGGACTGTATAACTTGGGTCTGCTTTATGATCAGGGAATAGGCTGTGAAGAGGATCATGACAAAGCGCTTGATTTGTGCCGAAAAGCCGCCTATCAAGGGCATGAAAAAGCCAAAGCTATCATCAAGGGTCTTCAAGAAGACGGCAAAATTGTTTTTTAA
- the ribE gene encoding riboflavin synthase: MFTGLIREVATVKSFVGSSLSIRATYKANIGDSIAVNGACLTVVKVNPDGFAVELSPESQKLLAIENYRNEVHIEPAMKMGDRFEGHIVQGHIDTVGTIKDIKNNGNSYDVFITVEKKFIPYIVPKGSITIDGVSLTVNDVNENSFRLTIIPHTMKETLFKNYRKGSRVNVETDMFARYVAHIINHQKSTSLSWDEVDRISANY; encoded by the coding sequence TTGTTTACAGGTTTAATCAGAGAAGTTGCAACAGTGAAAAGTTTTGTAGGTTCCTCTCTCAGTATCAGAGCAACATACAAAGCCAATATCGGTGATTCAATTGCCGTAAACGGTGCCTGTTTAACCGTAGTAAAAGTAAATCCAGACGGCTTTGCCGTAGAACTCTCTCCTGAGAGCCAGAAACTTTTGGCCATTGAAAACTATAGAAACGAGGTGCATATAGAACCTGCTATGAAAATGGGTGACCGTTTTGAAGGGCATATCGTTCAGGGGCATATTGATACCGTCGGCACCATTAAAGACATCAAAAACAACGGTAACTCCTATGATGTTTTTATAACGGTAGAGAAGAAATTCATTCCCTATATTGTGCCAAAAGGCTCCATCACCATAGACGGCGTAAGTTTGACTGTCAATGATGTCAATGAAAACAGTTTTCGTCTGACTATCATTCCGCATACCATGAAAGAGACGCTTTTTAAGAACTACCGCAAAGGCAGTCGTGTCAATGTCGAGACAGATATGTTTGCCCGGTACGTTGCACATATTATCAATCATCAAAAATCAACTTCACTCTCATGGGATGAAGTAGATCGAATAAGTGCAAATTATTAA
- the recQ gene encoding DNA helicase RecQ translates to MTTNGVQIKNQVLKDNFGHNSFRELQEEGVDAILNGQDLLMILPTGGGKSLVYQLPTMMMEGITIVISPLIALMQDQVRALQAQNISAQMISSAQSHEEVQDIISQAYSGALKFLYLSPERLNNGHTIELLRGLHVNFFVIDEAHCISQWGHEFRDDYRALGNLKHNFPNTTIAAFTATSTDNVTQDILRELRLENPLLLKGKVFRKNIFISAQRRISNGHAQLKNFLSRHQDESGIIYVSSRKKAEELSAFLNVNGYKSLAYHAGLPQHVREQNFKIFVNDKINIMVATIAFGMGIDKSDIRFVVHMSLPKSQENYYQEIGRAGRDGEDSEVLLLFNAGDMAQHKRFLAEITNEEYKAHLDKKIDKIYKYATSEICFHKQLAEYFNDTLDACKERCDNCLTSDDKRQDITKEAQMVLSTIYKTNQSFGKNYIIDILRGSSEQKLLANGANKLSVYGIGLDLSKKEWFVIIERLLELKIVTLGDFNVLKLTQDAIAVLKSQTLVDIKSSRLQINTKEKKIKQEKEFDYDEELFEKLRAKRAELASEMGVPAYIIFGDKTLKHLANDMPTNKEEMLEVNGVGEKKFAQFGKEFLDVIND, encoded by the coding sequence TTGACAACAAATGGAGTACAAATCAAAAATCAGGTTTTAAAAGACAATTTCGGACACAATAGTTTCAGAGAGTTGCAAGAAGAAGGTGTGGATGCCATCTTAAACGGACAGGATTTACTGATGATACTGCCAACCGGCGGCGGGAAATCTCTTGTTTATCAACTTCCAACCATGATGATGGAGGGCATTACCATTGTTATATCTCCGCTTATTGCACTGATGCAAGATCAGGTACGCGCCCTGCAGGCACAAAATATTTCCGCTCAAATGATAAGCTCGGCACAGAGTCATGAAGAGGTGCAAGATATTATATCACAGGCATACAGCGGGGCTTTGAAATTTTTATACCTCTCTCCAGAGCGCCTGAACAACGGACATACCATTGAACTGCTTCGGGGTTTACATGTAAACTTTTTCGTTATAGATGAAGCACACTGCATCTCCCAATGGGGGCATGAGTTTCGAGATGACTACCGTGCTTTGGGAAATTTAAAACATAATTTTCCAAACACGACCATCGCCGCTTTTACGGCAACTTCAACCGACAATGTCACACAGGATATTTTAAGAGAATTGCGTCTTGAAAATCCGCTTCTACTCAAAGGAAAGGTATTTCGTAAAAATATTTTTATCTCCGCACAAAGACGCATCAGCAACGGGCATGCTCAGCTTAAAAATTTTCTCTCACGCCATCAAGACGAGAGTGGTATCATTTATGTCAGTTCGCGTAAAAAAGCCGAAGAGCTAAGTGCTTTTTTAAATGTAAACGGCTACAAATCACTTGCCTATCATGCCGGACTGCCTCAACATGTAAGAGAGCAGAATTTTAAAATCTTTGTCAATGACAAAATCAACATCATGGTTGCCACCATCGCCTTTGGCATGGGTATAGACAAAAGTGACATTCGTTTTGTCGTGCATATGAGCCTGCCAAAATCACAGGAGAATTATTATCAGGAGATTGGTCGTGCGGGGCGTGACGGAGAAGACAGTGAAGTGCTACTGCTTTTTAATGCAGGTGATATGGCACAGCATAAACGCTTTTTAGCAGAGATTACAAACGAAGAGTACAAAGCCCATCTTGATAAAAAAATAGACAAAATATACAAATATGCCACCAGTGAAATCTGCTTTCACAAACAACTCGCCGAATACTTTAACGATACCCTTGATGCGTGTAAAGAGCGTTGCGACAACTGCCTGACATCCGATGACAAACGACAAGACATCACAAAAGAGGCACAAATGGTTCTGAGTACGATTTATAAAACAAATCAGAGCTTCGGGAAAAACTATATCATAGATATTTTGCGTGGTTCAAGTGAACAAAAGCTCCTTGCTAACGGTGCTAACAAGCTTTCGGTCTATGGCATTGGGTTGGATTTGAGCAAGAAAGAGTGGTTTGTCATCATCGAGCGTCTTTTAGAGTTAAAAATTGTCACACTCGGAGATTTCAATGTTTTAAAACTGACTCAGGATGCTATCGCCGTTTTAAAATCACAAACACTCGTTGACATCAAATCTTCTAGATTGCAAATCAATACCAAAGAGAAAAAAATAAAACAAGAAAAAGAGTTTGACTATGATGAAGAGTTATTTGAAAAACTTCGAGCAAAAAGAGCTGAACTCGCAAGTGAAATGGGAGTACCTGCCTACATCATTTTTGGCGATAAAACACTCAAACACCTTGCCAATGATATGCCAACCAATAAAGAAGAGATGCTTGAAGTAAATGGCGTGGGTGAAAAGAAATTCGCACAGTTTGGAAAAGAGTTTTTAGATGTTATTAACGACTAA
- a CDS encoding tRNA (5-methylaminomethyl-2-thiouridine)(34)-methyltransferase MnmD: MKKDTNRFDTDVHTLELTKDGSYTAYSKEYAQHYHSTRDGALHESLKKHILPASLHVKEKKELAVLDICYGLGFNTLATVLHYKKYAPHTKLHIYSPELDAKLIQSLPSFEYPDEFKVLHEVITALSTQGRYEDETLCIELFLGDAREYVKKFKNKFDIVYQDAFSPDANPMLWTQEYFSDIKKSMKKDAILTTYSTALKTRLALHVNGFYVYLNKGEDYRTATVASLRELSDFEPVDMQHKITCNPDVRPLQDSELFSR, encoded by the coding sequence ATGAAAAAAGATACAAATAGATTTGACACAGATGTGCATACTTTAGAGCTTACAAAAGACGGAAGCTATACAGCCTACTCAAAAGAGTACGCCCAACATTATCATTCAACAAGAGACGGGGCTTTGCATGAGTCCTTGAAAAAGCATATACTCCCTGCTTCTTTACATGTAAAGGAGAAAAAAGAGCTGGCTGTTTTGGATATTTGCTATGGATTGGGTTTTAATACTCTGGCAACAGTGTTGCATTACAAAAAATATGCACCGCATACAAAACTGCATATCTATTCTCCAGAGTTGGATGCAAAACTGATACAATCTTTGCCCTCTTTTGAGTACCCGGACGAATTTAAAGTACTGCACGAGGTAATAACAGCACTCAGTACACAGGGCAGATATGAGGATGAGACTCTTTGCATAGAGCTATTTTTAGGGGATGCACGGGAGTATGTAAAAAAGTTTAAAAACAAATTTGACATTGTCTATCAGGATGCTTTCTCTCCTGACGCAAATCCGATGCTCTGGACACAGGAGTATTTCAGCGATATAAAAAAGAGTATGAAAAAAGATGCGATTTTGACAACATACTCAACAGCACTCAAAACGCGTTTGGCTTTACATGTAAACGGATTTTATGTTTATTTAAACAAAGGAGAAGATTACAGAACTGCAACAGTGGCATCTTTGAGGGAGCTAAGTGACTTTGAACCAGTGGATATGCAACACAAGATTACATGTAACCCAGATGTAAGACCGTTACAAGACAGCGAACTTTTTAGTCGTTAA